Proteins encoded within one genomic window of Ailuropoda melanoleuca isolate Jingjing chromosome 16, ASM200744v2, whole genome shotgun sequence:
- the RCE1 gene encoding CAAX prenyl protease 2 isoform X5: MAALGGDGLRLLSVSRPERQPESAALGGPGPGLCCWVSVFSCLSLACSYVGSLYVWKSELPRDHPAVIKRRFTSVLVVSSLSPLCVLLWRELTGIQPGTSLLTLMGFRLEGIFPAALLPLLLTMILFLGPLMQLSMDCPCDLADGLKVVLAPRSWARCLTDMRWLRNQVIAPLTEELVFRACMLPMLAPCTGLGPAVFTCPLFFGVAHFHHIFEQLRFRQSSVGSIFLSAVLGQEEHAGVVTRGLPVSSVPVLLHSCLRCLHCFPLHPHRTPDWAGSLPLLLQLHGLSCCVCSPGASAEAAPAGRLCSGCGTLPASAPAPHGPQALRQPSPLCAFGASRGLRGSPVLLTHAPMNSHGLPSPSPSRGTAGEELAGVPEISGIFVGD; encoded by the exons ATGGCGGCGCTGGGCGGGGATGGGCTGCGCCTGCTGTCGGTGTCGCGGCCGGAGCGGCAGCCCGAGTCGGCGGCTCTGGGCGGTCCAGGCCCTGGGCTGTGCTGCTGGGTGTCAGTGTTCTCCTGTCTCAGCCTTGCCTGCTCCTACGTCGGCAGCCTCTACGTCTGGAAGAGCGAGCTGCCCAG GGACCACCCTGCCGTCATCAAGCGGCGCTTCACTAGCGTCTTGGTGGTGTCCAGTCTCTCGCCTCTCTGCGTGCTACTCTGGAGAGAGCTCACAGGCATCCAG CCAGGCACATCCCTGCTCACGCTGATGGGCTTCAGGCTGGAGGGCATTTTCCCAGCAGCACTGCTGCCCCTGCTGCTGACCATG ATCCTTTTCCTGGGCCCACTGATGCAACTTTCTATGGATTGCCCATGTGATCTTGCAGATGGGTTGAAGGTTGTCTTAG CCCCTCGTTCCTGGGCCCGCTGCCTCACAGACATGCGTTGGCTGCGGAACCAAGTGATTGCGCCCCTGACAGAAGAACTGGTATTCCGGGCCTGCATGCTGCCCATGTTAGCACCGTGCACGGGCCTGGGCCCTGCCGTGTTCACCTGCCCACTCTTCTTTGGAGTTG CCCATTTTCACCACATTTTTGAGCAGCTTCGTTTCCGCCAGAGCAGCGTGGGGAGCATCTTCTTATCTGCAG TGCTGGGGCAGGAAGAACATGCAGGTGTGGTCACTCGAGGCCTCCCCGTCTCCAGCGTTCCAGTTCTCCTACACAGCTGTCTTCGGTGCCTACACTGCTTTCCTCTTCATCCGCACAG GACACCTGATTGGGCCGGTTCTTTGCCACTCCTTCTGCAATTACATGGGCTTTCCTGCTGTGTGTGCAGCCCTGGAGCATCCGCAGAGGCGGCCCCTGCTGGCAGGCTATGCTCTGGGTGTGGgactcttcctgcttctgctccagCCCCTCACGGACCCCAAGCTCTACGGCAGCCTTCCCCTTTGTGCGCTTTTGGAGCGAGCAGGGGACTCAGAGGCTCCCCTGTGCTCCTGACCCATGCTCCTATGAACTCTCAtgggctccccagcccctccccatcaAGGGGTACTGCAGGGGAGGAGCTGGCTGGGGTCCCCGAGATCTCAGGAATTTTTGTAGGGGATTGA
- the RCE1 gene encoding CAAX prenyl protease 2 isoform X10, translating into MGFRLEGIFPAALLPLLLTMILFLGPLMQLSMDCPCDLADGLKVVLAPRSWARCLTDMRWLRNQVIAPLTEELVFRACMLPMLAPCTGLGPAVFTCPLFFGVAHFHHIFEQLRFRQSSVGSIFLSAVLGQEEHAGVVTRGLPVSSVPVLLHSCLRCLHCFPLHPHRSDKFLPLWSLRQAEPGLSFWTPDWAGSLPLLLQLHGLSCCVCSPGASAEAAPAGRLCSGCGTLPASAPAPHGPQALRQPSPLCAFGASRGLRGSPVLLTHAPMNSHGLPSPSPSRGTAGEELAGVPEISGIFVGD; encoded by the exons ATGGGCTTCAGGCTGGAGGGCATTTTCCCAGCAGCACTGCTGCCCCTGCTGCTGACCATG ATCCTTTTCCTGGGCCCACTGATGCAACTTTCTATGGATTGCCCATGTGATCTTGCAGATGGGTTGAAGGTTGTCTTAG CCCCTCGTTCCTGGGCCCGCTGCCTCACAGACATGCGTTGGCTGCGGAACCAAGTGATTGCGCCCCTGACAGAAGAACTGGTATTCCGGGCCTGCATGCTGCCCATGTTAGCACCGTGCACGGGCCTGGGCCCTGCCGTGTTCACCTGCCCACTCTTCTTTGGAGTTG CCCATTTTCACCACATTTTTGAGCAGCTTCGTTTCCGCCAGAGCAGCGTGGGGAGCATCTTCTTATCTGCAG TGCTGGGGCAGGAAGAACATGCAGGTGTGGTCACTCGAGGCCTCCCCGTCTCCAGCGTTCCAGTTCTCCTACACAGCTGTCTTCGGTGCCTACACTGCTTTCCTCTTCATCCGCACAG GAGTGACAAGTTTCTTCCACTCTGGTCTCTGAGACAGGCAGAGCCGGGGCTTTCATTCTG GACACCTGATTGGGCCGGTTCTTTGCCACTCCTTCTGCAATTACATGGGCTTTCCTGCTGTGTGTGCAGCCCTGGAGCATCCGCAGAGGCGGCCCCTGCTGGCAGGCTATGCTCTGGGTGTGGgactcttcctgcttctgctccagCCCCTCACGGACCCCAAGCTCTACGGCAGCCTTCCCCTTTGTGCGCTTTTGGAGCGAGCAGGGGACTCAGAGGCTCCCCTGTGCTCCTGACCCATGCTCCTATGAACTCTCAtgggctccccagcccctccccatcaAGGGGTACTGCAGGGGAGGAGCTGGCTGGGGTCCCCGAGATCTCAGGAATTTTTGTAGGGGATTGA